In Bordetella holmesii ATCC 51541, the following proteins share a genomic window:
- a CDS encoding integrase core domain protein, whose translation MLAAQLCGLGTCIGFLEHADDLLFRKSFLHCHSFGNGLYIDFVLITGSRSLQRQFRVDAPNQVWVTDITYIRTHEGWLYLAAVLDLFSRQIVGWSMSDRMTRELAINALLAAVWRRKPEAEVLVHSDQGSQFSSHDWQDFLKAHRLRPSMSRRGNCYDNAVAESFFQLLKRERIRRKIYSTRDQARADVFDYIELFYNPRRRHSYIGQVSPVEFERRYFLMNGTV comes from the coding sequence GTGCTTGCGGCACAACTCTGCGGGCTTGGCACCTGCATCGGCTTCCTTGAGCACGCCGATGATTTGCTCTTCCGTAAATCGTTTCTTCATTGCCATTCCTTTGGGAACGGACTCTACATCGATTTCGTACTAATCACGGGGAGCAGGTCACTACAACGCCAGTTCCGGGTCGATGCCCCCAACCAGGTCTGGGTGACCGACATTACCTACATCCGAACACACGAAGGTTGGCTCTATCTTGCCGCGGTATTGGATCTGTTCTCGCGGCAGATCGTGGGCTGGTCCATGAGCGATCGGATGACCCGAGAACTTGCCATCAACGCATTGCTGGCTGCGGTCTGGCGTCGTAAACCAGAGGCCGAAGTACTCGTGCATTCAGACCAAGGGAGTCAGTTCAGCAGTCATGACTGGCAAGACTTCCTGAAAGCCCATCGGTTGCGCCCCAGCATGAGCAGACGAGGAAACTGCTATGACAACGCCGTTGCTGAGAGCTTCTTTCAGTTGCTCAAGCGTGAAAGAATCCGACGCAAGATCTATTCCACTCGCGACCAGGCACGCGCCGATGTGTTTGACTATATCGAGTTGTTCTACAACCCACGACGGCGCCACAGCTATATCGGCCAGGTTTCTCCGGTAGAGTTCGAACGGCGCTACTTTTTGATGAACGGGACTGTCTAA
- a CDS encoding integrase core domain protein, with amino-acid sequence MPQARNLRGNVLQLEGEVRWHDGVGRSEAQGAGAGEQQAQEAVGRVDAGQGGASGSAKPKVVSPQAKREAVRTLMTERVVRPAAIAPNQSWSMDFVADGLAYGRRFRCLTIVDDYTRECLAIEVDTSLPGLRVAMVLQRLAEMRGLPRSITVDNGPEFAGRALDAWAYQAGVKLSFIRPGKPVENAYIESFNGKFRDECLNEHWFLSLRQAKSLIENWRVEYNTDRPHSALGYLTPAQFVQAHQKEGLLPLGSMSVPY; translated from the coding sequence GTGCCGCAAGCACGGAATCTCCGAGGCAACGTACTACAACTGGAAGGCGAAGTTCGGTGGCATGACGGTGTCGGACGCTCAGAGGCTCAAGGAGCTGGAGCAGGAGAACAACAAGCTCAAGAAGCTGTTGGCCGAGTCGATGCTGGACAAGGCGGCGCTTCAGGATCTGCTAAGCCGAAAGTAGTCAGCCCGCAGGCCAAACGCGAGGCGGTCAGGACATTAATGACCGAGCGCGTGGTTCGCCCAGCGGCAATCGCGCCGAATCAGAGTTGGTCAATGGACTTTGTGGCCGACGGCCTAGCCTATGGCCGCCGATTCCGCTGTTTGACTATCGTCGATGACTACACTCGCGAATGCCTGGCCATCGAGGTCGATACGTCGTTGCCGGGACTGCGTGTTGCCATGGTGCTGCAACGGCTGGCGGAGATGCGTGGCCTGCCGCGATCTATTACCGTGGACAACGGGCCAGAGTTCGCCGGAAGAGCCTTGGACGCCTGGGCCTACCAAGCAGGCGTAAAGCTGTCGTTTATTCGGCCGGGTAAGCCGGTGGAGAACGCTTATATCGAAAGTTTCAACGGCAAGTTCCGCGACGAATGCCTTAACGAGCACTGGTTCTTGTCCCTGCGACAGGCTAAAAGCTTGATCGAAAACTGGCGAGTCGAGTACAACACCGATCGGCCTCACAGCGCGCTCGGATATTTAACGCCGGCGCAATTCGTGCAGGCTCATCAGAAAGAAGGTCTTTTACCCCTGGGCTCTATGTCGGTGCCGTACTAA
- a CDS encoding thioredoxin-like domain protein, with protein MVYTFSDPNCPYCNRFSETARPWVQAGKVQLRHILIGIINASSSTKAAAILGASDPTAALIENERNFRQGGIKPAASVPEVVRTRLTQNHDLMAKLGFRGTPGIVYLDDQGRLQRLNGLPRTGGWERILGHR; from the coding sequence GTGGTCTACACCTTCAGTGACCCGAACTGCCCCTATTGCAACCGTTTCTCGGAAACCGCCCGCCCGTGGGTACAGGCAGGAAAGGTGCAGTTACGCCACATCCTCATTGGCATCATCAACGCCAGCAGCAGCACCAAAGCCGCAGCCATTCTTGGTGCCAGCGACCCCACGGCGGCCCTGATCGAGAACGAGCGCAACTTCCGGCAGGGGGGTATCAAACCCGCGGCCAGCGTGCCTGAGGTAGTGCGTACGCGTCTGACGCAGAACCATGACCTGATGGCGAAGTTGGGTTTCCGAGGTACCCCTGGCATCGTCTATCTGGATGATCAAGGGCGGTTGCAGCGGCTCAATGGCCTGCCCCGCACCGGTGGCTGGGAGCGCATCCTGGGACACCGCTAG
- a CDS encoding bacterial regulatory s, gntR family protein — translation MHQPIPPSDLAADNQTLSDQLFRKLQSAIIKGDIAPGSKMSEPELARVHGVSRGPLREALHRLEGQRLLVRVPHAGARVVSLSPKELSELYEIRESLEGMACRLAADRMPAQEVQQLRDVLHAHEKDAAFQAGLGYYQQEGDYDFHYRIVKGSGNQMLFRMLCDELYQLARMYRIQYSNTPNRPKQSYAEHHRILDAIADGDGELAEILMRRHIRASRLNIEQQITQGKQPKSQA, via the coding sequence ATGCATCAACCCATTCCGCCTTCCGATCTGGCGGCAGACAACCAAACCCTGTCCGATCAGCTGTTTCGCAAGCTGCAATCCGCCATCATCAAGGGCGACATTGCACCGGGCAGCAAAATGTCGGAGCCCGAGCTGGCTCGCGTCCATGGCGTCAGCCGCGGCCCATTGCGCGAGGCGCTGCACCGGCTGGAGGGGCAGCGCCTGTTGGTTCGGGTGCCTCACGCGGGGGCCCGGGTTGTATCCCTGAGTCCCAAGGAGTTGAGCGAACTCTACGAAATCCGAGAGTCGCTCGAAGGCATGGCCTGCCGGTTGGCGGCCGACCGCATGCCCGCGCAAGAGGTCCAGCAACTGCGCGATGTGCTGCATGCACACGAAAAAGATGCAGCCTTCCAGGCGGGTCTGGGTTATTACCAACAGGAAGGCGACTACGACTTTCACTATCGCATCGTCAAGGGAAGTGGCAACCAGATGCTGTTTCGCATGCTTTGCGATGAGCTCTATCAGCTCGCCCGCATGTATCGCATCCAGTACTCGAATACGCCCAACCGGCCCAAACAATCGTATGCCGAACATCACCGCATTCTGGACGCTATCGCCGATGGCGACGGCGAACTGGCCGAAATCCTGATGCGGCGGCACATCCGTGCCTCCCGCCTCAATATCGAGCAGCAAATCACCCAAGGCAAGCAGCCCAAGAGCCAAGCATGA
- the acnD gene encoding 2-methylisocitrate dehydratase, Fe/S-dependent, which produces MNHSYRKPLPGTRLDYFDARAAVEAISCGAYDGLPYTSRVLAENLVRRCDPALLTDALRQLIERRRDLDFPWYPARVVCHDILGQTALVDLAGLRDAIADKGGDPAKVNPVVPVQLIVDHSLAVEYDGNDPDAFAKNRAVEDRRNEDRFHFIDWTKQAFRNIDIVPPGNGIMHQINLERMSPVIYTQDGVAYPDTLVGTDSHTSHVDALGVIAIGVGGLEAENVMLGRASWMRLPDIVGVQLTGRPEPSITATDVVLTLTEFLRKEKVVGAYLEFYGEGAAALTLGDRATISNMAPEYGATAAMFAIDQQTIAYLRLTGREESQIDLVETYAKTTGLWADSLVNARYERVLQFDLSTVVRTLAGPSNPHRRLPVSALAEQGIAGKVEQTPGQMPDGAVIIAAITSCTNTSNPRNVIAAGLLARNANRAGLTRQPWVKSSLAPGSKTVALYLEEAGLLSELEQLGFGVVAFACTTCNGMSGALDPVIQQEIIDRDLYSTAVLSGNRNFDGRIHPYAKQAFLASPPLVVAYAIAGTIRFDIERDVLGLDAQGREIRLADIWPSDAEIDAVVNAAVKPEQFRQVYAPMFDILDDRKTAVDPLYPWRAASTYIRRPPYWEGALAGDRTLQGMRAIAVLGDNITTDHLSPSNAIMGDSAAGEYLAKMGLPEEDYNSYATHRGDHLTAQRATFANPKLFNEMVRNDDGSVRQGSLARVEPQGQIMRMWEAIETYMERKQPLIIVAGADYGQGSSRDWAAKGVRLAGVETIVAEGFERIHRTNLIGMGVLPLEFKPGVNRNTLELDGSETYDVVGQRKPRADLTLVIHRRGGQRLEVAVTCRLDTAEEVSIYEAGGVLQRFAQDFLEASSAAEGRQAS; this is translated from the coding sequence ATGAACCACTCCTATCGCAAGCCCCTGCCCGGAACCCGCCTGGATTACTTCGATGCCCGCGCCGCCGTGGAGGCCATCTCCTGCGGCGCCTACGATGGGTTGCCCTACACCTCGCGCGTACTGGCCGAGAACCTCGTGCGGCGCTGCGACCCGGCGCTGCTGACCGATGCGCTCAGACAGCTCATCGAACGCCGCCGCGATCTCGACTTCCCGTGGTATCCGGCCCGCGTGGTGTGCCATGACATTCTCGGCCAGACCGCGTTGGTGGATCTGGCCGGCCTGCGCGACGCCATCGCCGACAAGGGTGGCGACCCCGCCAAGGTGAATCCGGTAGTCCCTGTGCAGTTGATCGTCGATCACTCTCTGGCAGTTGAGTATGACGGCAACGATCCTGACGCCTTTGCCAAGAATCGCGCAGTGGAAGACCGTCGCAATGAGGACCGTTTTCACTTCATCGACTGGACCAAGCAGGCATTTCGTAACATCGATATCGTGCCGCCGGGCAATGGCATCATGCACCAGATCAATCTGGAGCGCATGTCGCCAGTAATCTATACCCAGGACGGCGTGGCCTACCCAGATACCTTGGTCGGCACGGACAGCCATACGTCCCATGTCGACGCACTGGGCGTGATCGCCATCGGTGTGGGCGGACTCGAAGCCGAAAACGTCATGCTGGGCCGCGCTTCATGGATGCGGCTGCCCGACATCGTCGGCGTGCAACTGACAGGGCGGCCTGAACCGAGCATCACGGCCACCGACGTGGTGCTGACACTGACCGAGTTTCTGCGCAAGGAGAAAGTGGTCGGCGCCTACCTGGAGTTCTACGGCGAAGGAGCCGCCGCGCTCACCCTGGGTGACCGCGCAACGATCTCCAATATGGCTCCCGAGTATGGCGCCACGGCGGCCATGTTCGCCATCGATCAACAGACGATTGCCTATCTGCGCCTGACCGGCCGCGAGGAGAGCCAGATCGACCTGGTCGAGACCTATGCCAAGACAACCGGCCTTTGGGCAGATAGCCTGGTCAACGCCCGCTATGAGCGCGTTCTGCAGTTTGATCTGTCCACGGTGGTCCGCACCCTGGCCGGCCCGTCCAACCCGCATCGCCGCCTGCCAGTCTCTGCGCTGGCAGAACAAGGCATCGCGGGCAAGGTCGAACAGACACCCGGCCAGATGCCCGACGGCGCGGTGATCATCGCCGCGATCACCAGCTGCACCAATACGAGCAACCCGCGCAACGTGATAGCCGCCGGCCTGCTGGCGCGCAATGCCAACCGTGCGGGCTTAACGCGCCAGCCCTGGGTCAAGAGCTCGTTGGCGCCCGGATCAAAGACCGTTGCGCTCTATCTCGAAGAAGCTGGACTGCTGTCCGAGCTGGAACAACTGGGCTTCGGCGTGGTGGCCTTTGCCTGTACCACATGCAACGGCATGTCCGGCGCGCTCGACCCTGTCATTCAGCAGGAAATCATCGACCGCGACCTCTATTCCACGGCCGTGCTCTCGGGCAACCGCAATTTCGACGGGCGCATTCATCCCTATGCCAAGCAGGCCTTTCTGGCCTCGCCGCCCCTGGTCGTGGCGTACGCTATTGCCGGAACGATCCGCTTTGATATCGAACGCGATGTTCTGGGGCTAGACGCGCAAGGCCGCGAGATCCGCCTGGCAGACATCTGGCCCAGTGACGCGGAGATTGACGCCGTGGTCAACGCCGCGGTCAAGCCCGAGCAATTCCGGCAGGTATACGCGCCGATGTTCGACATCCTCGATGACCGCAAGACCGCCGTCGACCCGCTCTACCCCTGGCGTGCTGCCAGTACTTACATCCGCCGTCCCCCGTATTGGGAAGGCGCCCTGGCCGGCGATCGCACGCTGCAAGGCATGCGCGCGATCGCCGTGCTGGGCGACAACATCACCACGGATCACCTCTCTCCGTCCAACGCCATCATGGGCGATAGCGCAGCCGGCGAGTATCTCGCCAAGATGGGCCTGCCGGAGGAGGACTACAACTCTTATGCGACACATCGCGGCGATCATCTGACCGCGCAGCGCGCAACCTTCGCCAACCCCAAGCTCTTTAACGAAATGGTGCGCAACGACGATGGCAGCGTGCGGCAAGGCTCGCTGGCTCGCGTCGAGCCGCAAGGCCAAATCATGCGCATGTGGGAGGCCATTGAAACGTACATGGAGCGCAAGCAGCCCCTGATCATCGTGGCCGGAGCCGACTACGGCCAGGGTTCCTCGCGCGACTGGGCGGCCAAAGGTGTGCGGCTAGCCGGCGTGGAGACCATCGTGGCCGAGGGCTTTGAGCGCATCCATCGCACCAATCTGATCGGCATGGGAGTGCTGCCACTGGAATTCAAGCCGGGCGTCAATCGCAACACACTGGAGCTCGACGGTTCCGAAACCTATGATGTGGTTGGCCAGAGAAAACCCCGCGCCGACCTCACTCTGGTTATCCATCGCCGCGGCGGCCAACGCCTGGAAGTGGCCGTGACCTGCCGCCTGGATACCGCCGAAGAGGTTTCCATCTATGAGGCCGGTGGCGTCCTGCAACGTTTTGCCCAGGATTTCCTTGAAGCATCTTCGGCAGCCGAAGGTCGCCAAGCCTCTTGA